From Bradysia coprophila strain Holo2 unplaced genomic scaffold, BU_Bcop_v1 contig_50, whole genome shotgun sequence, one genomic window encodes:
- the LOC119082915 gene encoding beta-1,3-glucan-binding protein-like, with protein MPKLIDVVILLFVAYSADGACVSPTATTAIGTKAPSPGSFCSGDLIFEDNFDTFDHSKWFHDQTMAGGGNDEFQWYVHDRENSFTSGGILHLKPTFTADLFGESFLTSGRVTIPPADCTDSSNGGCDRQGTANYIIHPIRSALVKTSESFSFKFGTLEIRAKNPTGDWLWPALWLMPKNRVYGGWPASGEIDLMESRGNPALYDGNVNVGTEQFGSTLHFGPRWDVNGYQTAHYSKNQSPGFNEGFHVYKVHWTPTSLQFFVDNVLVGTVNAGTGFWARGGFSWTGLSNPWINGTIMAPFDQEFYIIMNTAVGGTNSYFPERFENRNGDKPWLNSSGTSKRDFWRGRTQWEPTWHRTTDKSHFQVDYVRVWAL; from the exons ATGCCAAAATTAATTGACGTAGTAATTCTTCTGTTCGTTGCTTATTCCGCGGACGGTGCGTGTGTCAGTCCAACAGCCACAACAGCTATTGGTACTAAAGCACCAAGTCCGGGTTCATTTTGTTCGGGTGATCTGATTTTCGAGGATAATTTTGATACTTTCGATCATTCCAAATGGTTTCATGATCAGACCATGGCTGGTGGAGGAAATGACGAATTTCAATGGTACGTTCATGACCGAGAGAATTCTTTTACTTCTGGTGGGATTCTTCATCTGAAGCCAACATTCACAGCTGATTTATTCGGtgaatcatttttgacatCCGGTAGAGTCACAATTCCACCTGCCGATTGCACAGACTCTAGCAATGGCGGCTGTGATAGACAGGGAACTGCAAATTATATCATACATCCGATCCGAAGTGCCTTGGTAAAAACATCTGAGTCATTTTCGTTTAAGTTCGGCACATTGGAGATTCGAGCAAAGAATCCAACAGGTGATTGGTTGTGGCCAGCACTGTGGTTGATGCCAAAAAATCGCGTTTATGGTGGATGGCCAGCTTCTGGTGAAATAGACTTAATGGAAAGTAGAGGCAATCCAGCATTatacgatggaaatgtaaatgtggGCACTGAACAATTTGGATCGACATTACATTTCGGTCCACGATGGGACGTTAATGGTTATCAGACAGCTCATTATTCAAAGAATCAATCACCTGGATTCAATGAAGGTTTTCACGTGTACAAAGTTCACTGGACTCCAACGTCTctccaattttttgttgataatgtTCTCGTCGGAACAGTTAATGCCGGAACAGGATTTTGGGCTCGTGGAGGATTTTCTTGGACCGGCCTTTCCAACCCATGGATCAACGGAACAATCATGGCACCGTTCGATCAAGAGTTTTACATCATAATGAATACAGCCGTCGGAGGAACTAATTCGTATTTCCCAGAACGTTTCGAAAATAGAAACGGTGACAAGCCATG GTTGAATTCATCAGGAACATCGAAGAGAGACTTTTGGCGTGGTCGAACCCAATGGGAACCAACGTGGCATAGAACCACTGATAAAAGTCATTTCCAAGTTGATTATGTACGGGTGTGGGCATTGTAA